DNA sequence from the Gopherus evgoodei ecotype Sinaloan lineage chromosome 3, rGopEvg1_v1.p, whole genome shotgun sequence genome:
TCTCAGGCCATCTGTGTCCTAAGGGATAAACTCGTGGCATGTGAGCCAAAGCTGAGTCCATTCAAACCATGTGTCTTGTATGAATACTTCTATCACACGCTTATCAGGCACTACCAGCTCTACCAGTTTGTGCTGTGTCGGGAGAGAGACGTTGACCAGACGTCTGCCCACCTAGAAATCTGTGTGCCACCACAGCCTCTGCCGCTGACGGCAGGTGTCAATGCTGAAGTCTGGCACTATCAGCAGCAGCTGGCTGCCCTCTCAGCTGCTGAGGTCCAAAAACGTACCAACATGCTGCTCCTCCGAGAGACACTACACCTGGAGAGGGAGCATATGTTGCAAAGAGCATATCATGATCTGAAATCGCGAGCGGAGATCCTAGACAGACAGGTAATGCTGTAGTAGTTGTAGAGAAATGGGCACTTCACACTGAAAGGGATGCAGTGTGCTCCACAGGCGAGGATACTacaagtcaggagacctggattcggcttctggctctgccactgattcactctgtgaccttgggcatgtcacttcaccTTCTGTGGCCTCCTCCATTGTCACCGGCCCCTGGGACAATGTACCTCAGAgacatgcctggggtggccaggAATCCATGGCACATGCAGGGAGGTTCTTCCTATTTATGATGATCCTTGGGTATTTTGACATGAGTTGGGacattttatttctagttgtagAGGAGTGGATTCAttcctgcggcgcctcctgctggtgacttcgggaattagctcagttccagctctggaacgccctctgcaggccggtgatccatctgtcctctggcccccgtgtccttccctggacccggtgcccttttacatggggtgctgccccctggcagtgaccccttgttctcagggtctctcctccccagggaacccccactctctatccccaccttgcctcagtatatggctaccgccagtcattgtctagccccacaccttGGGCTAGGCTGCAGtgtcagcctactcatcactggcaaggagggtttgggcctgctgccgtggcctacccctgggctgccctctgcaacccccagtacccgtTGGCCCAAAGCTAggtcacagcctggggctttccaggctagagctccccagctcctcagcctgtccccagccctgcttcactcaggtacacCTTGTCTctagccccctgcagccaggcccatctccctctacaggcagagggagactgttttgggcttctggctcacaacctcttatagggaccagctgggcctgattgggacctggccacagctgagcctactttccccaatcagcccaggcttcttgccccagccacagccctcatcctgggctgttttaagcccttcagggcaggagcaggggtccaccctgctacattaGCATTTTGCAAGTGACAGAGATGGGCACAAACCAAAACCCCATCTTCAGACTCTCCTGAGCATAAGGGTTTTACAATCCAGATCTCTAATTTGGGGGAGTTTGGATTTGGCATGTGGATTCAATGGATCCGTTATAAAGGATGATTAGTGGAAGGCATCCAGATGCCACACTGACAGGCAACCTTATAAAACCCTGCCTAGATGTTACCCACTCCATGCTTCATTGCACGATGCCCCTTGGCAGGCTCACCTCATGTTCCATCAACCTCTCTCTGTTCCTATCACAAGCATTTTACTGGATCTTAACAAAGAATAGTAACAGTTCTCCTGGCCTGGAGGTGAGGTAAGAGCTGGAATCCCAAACGGTTACAGAGTGAATGGTTTGGGACCATGGGCATGTAGCATATTCCTGTTGGGCCTTGATACACCCAGGGCCAGTCCAACCATGTAGacaacctaggcagtcacctagggcgctaggatttgaggggcagcattttcttcagcagcgaccgcggtggccggatcttcagccaccaTCGTctccgccggcatttaggcggagggagctggagcaggggggcatggagagggcctcctgcagcaagtaaggcgggggacggcacgcaggggaactccccatccCCAagtcacccctgccccgcctcctccccaagcacgcagtggccgcttcacttctcccgcctcccatgcttgtggcgccaatcagcttaggcgccgctaGTCTTGgagacgggagaagtgaagcagcgatggcgtgctcagggtggaggcagagcaggagtgagctggggcagggggggtgtgcttcagggcggagggtggggagctgccacagggggggcgCTTCAGGGCGGAGAGGGTGGAGCTGCCACTGCGGGGAGGGAGGGCGCCTCAAGGTGGGGCCTAGGGGacaggggagggtgcaaggtagaaagatgtggagaaattggagagggtccagagaagagcaacaagaatgattaaaggtcttgagaacatgacctatgaaggaaggctgaaagaattggggttgtttagtttggaaaagagaagactgagaggggacatgatagcagttttcaggtatctaaaagggtgtcatcaggaggagggagaaaacttgttcaccttagcctccaatgatagaacaagaagcaatgggcttaaactgcagcaagggagatttaggttggacattaggaaaaagttcctaactgtcagggtagttaaagactggaataaattgcctagggaggttgtggaatctccatctctggagatatttaagagtaggttagataaatgtctattagggatggtctagacagtatttggtcctgccgtgagggcaggggactggactcgatgacctctagaggtcccttccagtcctagagtctatgagtagaagtttcgcctagggcccGAAACATCCTTGTACCGGCCCTGGATACACCTACTGTCTGCCCACATTGCATGCCTTTTCCCTGCTGCCTGAAGCGTAGCAGGAGCTGTTGGGATTGAGCAAGAGTTGAGTATGCAGTATGGGAAGTGGAGTTACCTCTGCTCCTCTGGGTATTTGACTCCTGCACAAGAGGTTCTGGGCTTGCTCCTGCAAAGTAACTCTGCCTATCCCAGTACAAGGTCAGGCTTCACCTAGGGTATGTTTAAACTACAATGCAAGCCCAGGTTTAGCGGGACTTGAGTCAGTGGACCTGGGTTGGCGAAATCAGGGCTTGAGTGTTCCAACTGATTGTCAGTCCTAGGTTAAGAATTTTCTAACTCACACTTGAACCCGGGGCTCTGGTGTCCTCACTGCAGTATGCAGCCCTGAGTCAAACCACCTGTATCCCAGACTCCCTAGCATCCTCACAAAAGGTAGTCGCTCTAGCTCTTTGACCATGGTACAAGGTAGGAAAAGTTAGCAGTCCACTCTGCACGttacaggaagtttgaacagccCATCAACACATCCTGCCAAGCAGGCATTTTGGTCTGTGTGCTCCCGCCAACCAGAGCCGGTAATGTGAAGAAGTCATTTCGCTTGCACTTTCACTCCTGGTTCAGGAAACAGGCAAGGCTTCCATGAGATGCTGGTGGGCATTTTGGCAGAGTTTTCTGACCTACCGAAAGCACCTAACAGACCTTCTGATGGAGCAGGAGCATGAGAAGGAGAACACAGACATGGCTGACTAGAACTGGTGATGTCGCTCACCATGCTTGATAGAGCCGCTCATGCTCTCTACATAGACTGGCacttctggagcagggccacaagcacagactggtgggactgcatccTCTGGCAGACCTGGAATGACAAGTGGTGggtccagaacttttgcatgaagaaaaCTATCTTTCTGGAGCTTTGTACCCTCCAGTATAAAGATACCCTCATGAGGACAGCCTTGCCAGTTCATGAGTGGGTCACTAtaaccatctggaagctggctaccctgGACTGCTACAACTCTGTGACCAACCAGTGTGGTATTGGAAAGTCAACTGTTGGTAAAGCGGTGGTGGAGGTTTCTGAGGCGACCAGGGGTGTGGTTTACCCCAAGGTGGCCAGCCTAAAAGATATTCTGAAGTAACTGCTGGCTTTGAGAGACTGGGGCATCCAAACCCGGACCATTGATGGATCACGTGCCCATTGTTTGCCCTCCTCAAGGAGCacgagtacataaaccgcaaaggGTGCTACTCCATTGGTATGCAGGTCCTCATGGACAACAGCACTTGTTTTATGAATGTTAACATGGGCTGCACTAGAAAAGCTCGTGATGCCAGGATTTTTCGCCAATAGGAAGTCAACATTACGGACAAGCTGGGACGCTATTCCCAACAAATGACATTGTCAAAAACGACATTCTCATCCTTGTTCTGGGGGATTCTGCATACCCCCTTTTGCATTGGCTTATGAAACCTTATCCACAGACTCCCCACCCACCACCCTTTCCCTAGCACACATCTGGGCAAAATTTCAAACCCCAGACAATTTTTGGGACAAATGATTTTGTCATCTATGAACTACCTTTAACTGAAATCAGCTGGACTTGTAAATGAGATCCATTtccaccttcccccacccacagTTCAATTTCCAGGCAGTTAATTACGCCTTTGAGTGGTTATAGAGGAGTGTATTTACAGGCATGGAAACGTAAGGTTATTATTTGTAAAAAACCAGAATGCCTGAGCAATCCTCCAGAGCTTTCATACTCCTGGTAGGGTCCCGCTTGGCAAGCAGATCTGAGGCAAGATTCCTGAATAACTCCGGTCCAAACTTCACAAAGACCCCAAAGCTGGAGCAGGTGCAAACAGAGGACCTTTTACTCATCTGTGGCTGTGAAGGCAGATAAGGGCTGCAGCAGAAGGGAGGACCCTGGTGATCTTGGATTTCCTTGTCACTGGGTCAGGGTTTTCCTCCTGTCAAGTCTCGTATGGCCACCACCTGTGCACCAGTTTCCCAACATTAAACGATTTCATGTGCAGGCCTCTGCCAAAGGGCTCACACCCACACAAAGTCCTGCAGCGACGGACGAGCGGTCGGGAAGACGGGAGCAGTGATCTCTGGGAGTCTTTAGTCACAAATCTGCACACAGGCGGCAGCCATGTGGTAGAGCAGGCCTTTTTAGGATCCCCTCTGCTCATCCCAAATGGggggggctagaaaaggtgccccaAACATAGGCCGTCTCACACTCTTCCGACTGGATggccatcagggccggctccagggtttttgctgccccaagcagcaaaaaaaaaaagccacgatcgtgatctgcagctctaccaccacctcttcagtcttcagtggcaattcagcagctggtcctttgctccgagagggagtgagggatccgccgctgaattgctgccgaaaacccagacatgccacccctcaccgttggctgccccaagcacctgcttgctgggctggtgcctggagccagccctgatggccTTATCCAGTGGGATCACTCAATTCCACAGCCaaaaccagacagcaagtgtgaaaaattgagatggaggtgggggtaataggcacctatataaaacaaagccccaaatatcgggactatgcctataaaattgggacatctggtcacccgagtgtgtgtgtgtgtgtgtgtgtgtgtgtgtgtgtgtgtgtgtgtgtgtgtgtgtgtagagagagatCACACAGACACTGAGGCAGgcaagaacagagagagaaagagagtgaccctgaaggagcagctgaaagTGTTGGCTGACTTTGGAAGAAACCTTTTGGGTTtgcgggttggggtgcaggctgaaaAGCTTGGGGCTGtgagcaaaagaagctgtttcctTTTATTTGATCCATATTGCATTCAGAGCCACAGTACACTTTGCATTCTTTGTCGATCAACAAAACTGCTTCAGAGAAACACCTGATGATCATCAGTTTCTACTCCCGACTGGaacacccccagcaccccaaactTTGTACGGCAACTtgggtcaaaaaggggcaacCATGCTATTGACCCACTCTTTATTTTTTTGTGACATCCACAGCATGTTAGGCATTTCATACAAAATACACAAAAGCAGGTCCCTGTCCCGGAGATCTGAAACTCTATAAGCCACCTTTCCCCCTGCTGACTAATACATTACTGCATGAGCTCCTTTGCAACTTTCAGGGGGAGTGctcacagagtaaggtactaatgtgagagaGGGTTTGAGAACACAGCCCCAAATGAAGGGCGTGACAGACCAGCGAGGGTACAACATGCGCCATGATGGGACGTGGCAAAGAAGGACGTAAGTTATGGATGTGGTGACACAGTTACTTAGCTGACCACACCATGTATGTCTTGACAGGAGAAATGAGGCTTTAATAAGGATGAGAATAGTCACACCTTGctcttgtatagcacttttcCACAGTGGTggtcagagcactttacaaaggagggcagggtcattatccccagtttacagatggggaaagtgaggtcacccagcaggacagtggcagagcaggaaatagaaaccAGGGCACCTGActcccagtgcagtgctctgAAGAAGTAACAAGTGAGTGGGGGGACTGGTCCAGTGAGTTCAGGAGGGCATTCTATACGTTGGGGCAattgtagtattttttttttaaataaagcagacAGCAAGGAAATGCAAAGGTAACAAAACACATCTTACCCTGATCAGCTCTGACGCAAAAGATCGAGATGCCACTTGCTCTGTTGGCACTGACTCATATTCATGCAGATTTGTTTTCCGGGCACTGCTGAGTGAATGAGATCCGCACCTGAGGAGATGGAACTTGGGTTTGTTTTACTTCCAGTGACTTTGTAATCTCAGCATGGAGTGGTACAGCTCACGGGTCTATGTCAggctgctctcagctctctgTCTAGGTGACCTGTGTGTTAATGGAAGGGAGAAAAGCCTTGGACCAAAGTCTGTGATCCATACcctgtgggagttttgcttgagtaaaggcTGCAAGATTTGCCTCATATTTAAACAATAACCCCTCACGACACGAAATTCATTTGGAAAAAGCTACAAGAAAAGTACATTTCACCACCGATGCTGCTTGTTCGCACTTTACTGAGCTTGGACAGTGAATCTGGAGAGAGCAGAGTCAACTGCCCTCTTCTCCTGCCCTCACACAATGCTGCTGTGTTAGGATGTCCCGATCCCTTTTTTTAAACCACGCTTAACTGGTGGGAATTAAACTACTTGACAGTGACCCTTTAATAGAGGTGACAGTCCTGAGGCTTTGGCCACACCTTTAATTCTTGATCCACCCTGTATTCATCACACTCAAGTCTTTTGGTGCAAGAGCGTGCAGCTCCCACGCAAGCACTGAACTCCTACTGATGCCAATGGGAATCTTGGGCGTGCAAAACAATGCAGAATGAGGCTTTTCATGGCTAGGGTAGATATTGGGCTGCCACTTCCAGTCTCATTCCATAACCAGCTGTGAAGAGTTTGTAACACTTAGGGAAAAAAATACGTTAACCTGCCTCAGCTTGCACTACAGGTTCTCAGCCCAGGAGCAAATCGTTTTGGAAATTTAATTAAACTCTAACGAGGCACTTTTATTATTGGGCCACCTGTCTCGTGGAATTAACGTACAATAATGTGCGGGTGGCTAATTGCTCTGTTGGCAAGTTCAAGTCAAGCAGAGACAATCCTCCCAAATCACCTTTTGAACTCACGCAAACAGCAGAGAAGAGCAGCCAGGAAAGTTTAACTGGTTCTTCAAGCACCACAGGCCCCTTATGTGGGTGAGTCCCAATATAGGACTGGAAACTCCCTCCAGGTTTCCTTCTTGGCTCTCAGTGGGATGGGGGTCTTGCTCCTCTTCTTTGTGGAATCAGCTGGGGTAAGGGGGAGTTGGCCCATAGATCTGGTTAGATCTTAGGAAATCTGGTGGTGGCCTGGGACATCTGCATGGAGGTCTCTGTTGTACTGACAATAAATGCAACACTCTGTGCTTTCATGCTGTCTCCGAGCCCCACCCCAAGCTTCTTGGCAGCGTGGCTTCAATGAAGCAGTATGCCCATGTATTCGCCCTCCCAACCCTGGTGTTTCAGAGTGTAGAGGGGAACCTGCCTTCAGAGTTATCAGTGATTCATGAAGAGAATTTCTGCAGTGGTAAGTGGAGGGTGCTGCTCTGGAGAATGGCTACCTCTCAAGCATGCCCAGGCCCACAGCAGCAGATCTCAAGCCTCACCGAGCCGCTTAGAAGGATCTTCCACCAGGCTGGGGGAAAGGTAAAGCTGATACACGGGAGGCATCTCaccaccttttctgccctcccccttccttcaGTCACTGACTATTTAGAACCTGAGCCTGCTCACATCAGTTCAAAGGGAATGGCCCCTTTGTAATGTAATACTGGTAGTAAAAAGAGAGATGCAATTAACCACAGCCCTCATCTTCTTCTGCTTGCTCTTCAGATTTTGGAGACCCTAGTGAAAGAAGTGATCGGGACCCAGATCCAAGCTCTCCGTGAGATCCTGCAGACTGAGATCCAGACCACCTTCGAGATCCTGGACCTGAGACTCCAGAagagggccctgatcctgaaccCTCCTGTCCcctaccccccacctccccttctTGAAGAACGAGCAAAGAAGTCAACCAAAGCTCAGCTGCAGAAAAAGAGGAAGTGAGGAGACGCAGCTTGGTTGGTGTAACACTTAGCTGAAATCTCTGACTGACCTGTAGTTACATGGATTGTGCTTTTCAGTCCTGAGTTTTAAACGCTCCATCTATAGCTTGATGCTGAGCTGTTTGTTCACCTTACCCTGGCTGGAATGGGCCAATGTGACAGATGGAAGTGTTGCTAGCATAGCTTTGGGAGCTACAACTTTATTGTCCTCTTAACAGCTTCCTGATGCAATGCTGGCCCTCTGAATTTGGCAATAAAGACCAAGAGACCCGTCTAACAAATGTAAGACTTGACTCTTCTCGACCCGTCTTAGTCTGCTGAGTGTGCTGGGGCATGGGAATCAGGCAATCTGGGATCATCTAGTGCCCCGGTTGGGCCTGGCTGTGTGACTTTGCAAGCGTCATTCACTATTGCTACACCTCACTTTACCCATGTGTCAAAGAGGGCTGATAAGGATAATAATAATACTCACTCCTTAGGGGTGAGGTGAGGCCTAGTGTAATAACTCTGAGACCCTCACACGAAAGAT
Encoded proteins:
- the C3H8orf74 gene encoding uncharacterized protein C8orf74 homolog, whose translation is MAALSAEEVKRVCELQREEGRQCLRALLRWEEFDDVGDLRHSIELDSVYSSLVFAVEKGLSWPAVVEAGKLAEELLNETKGLPVSQAICVLRDKLVACEPKLSPFKPCVLYEYFYHTLIRHYQLYQFVLCRERDVDQTSAHLEICVPPQPLPLTAGVNAEVWHYQQQLAALSAAEVQKRTNMLLLRETLHLEREHMLQRAYHDLKSRAEILDRQILETLVKEVIGTQIQALREILQTEIQTTFEILDLRLQKRALILNPPVPYPPPPLLEERAKKSTKAQLQKKRK